From the genome of Deferribacteraceae bacterium V6Fe1:
ATTAAGTTCTTCAATGACTTTACTTTTAAGTTTTTGCATATTTTTCTTTACCTTTTCAGATAGTGTCATATTCATTTGAATACTTTCTACCTGAATTCCAAAAAGTACTATCTCTTCGGGTCTGTCACCGATGAGCTCAGCTGCTAAAAGTATATCTTTCAGCCCCATCTGGTGGGGGGAAAGCTTACTTTCAAATATTGGGTCGATATCTTGACCTTCTGCACGGATAACTGTTCCAGGCTCAAATCCCATATCTATTGCATCTACAATTATCAACTTATCTGCCCATGCAATATAGTTTAGGAGGTCAAGCCCTAGAGTTCCACCTTCGACAATTTTTAATTGCTCATCTTCCAGAATTTCATTTTTAAGTTCTTGAGTAATGATGACACCGGCGCTATCGTCATCCATAAGCAGATTGCCAAGTCCAAGGATTAAAATATTTTTCATACTCGAAAATAACACTAAATAATTTAAAATTCAACATTATTTAAGGCAGTGTATCTGAGCTTTCTGTTTAAAGGGTTAAAATAGGATATTTTTTGTCTTGATTAAATAAGGTATTTATATTAGAATTTTTCTAAATTGGAGGCTAGTATGAGAGAAAGATATCTTTTTTTGAAAAAAGAGATAACAAGACTTAGAGATATGTTTGAGCATCTGCCATTATCTTACAGAGAAAAGTTAAAAGAATATGAAGAGGAATATGATTTGTTGAAAGAGAGTATCCGTGAGGAAGATTTAAGATGGGCGGATGAAGAGTTTTCAAAATGGTATGAAAGATATATGGTGTATGAGGTTATGACAACAATAAGGCTATCAGAGGGTTAAAGTCAGTAAAACACTTCTTTTAAGTACAAACCTTGTGGGGGAGCAGTAGGTCCTGCAAACTCCCTATCTTTTTTTTCCAAAATATATTTTACTTCGCTAAATGGTGCATCTTTTTTGTACAGAAATATTGTTGTACCGACAATATTTCTTACCATGTTATGCAAAAAACCGTTTGCGTTGATTTCAAGGTTTATAATTTCGTTTTCCATGTTTATGTTGATGAAGTTTATTGTGCGAATATTGTTGTCTTTGATACTTTTTTTAGTGCACATACTTGAGAAGTCGTGCTCCCCTACAAAATAATCCAAATAACCTTTTAATTTTTTAATATCAATTTTTCTCCTAAACCACCACACTCTGTTTCTCAATAAAGATGACCTATTTTCCCTTGTGAGTATTTTATAAACGTATGTTTTTGATTTGGCACTTTTTTGAGCATGAAAGTTATGTTCCACATCTTCACAGCTAAGTATTGTAATGTCATTACTTAAAAGACTGTTAAGCCCCAATCTAAGAGAGTCATTGTTGATGTATTTTTCAGCCCTGAAATTAAAAACCTGCCCTAATGCATGAACTCCGGTATCTGTCCTCCCTGAGCCGATTATGCAGACCCTTTTTTTGAATATTTTTGAGAGCTTTTCCTCAATTTCACCTTGGACGGTTCTTAAATCTTTTTGGATTTGCCATCCGTGGAAATTTGTGCCGTCATATTCTACGATACATTTTTTATTATAGTATACTGATTCCATAACACCCTGCTATTATTGAAATTATTAAGACAATATCCCACTTTCTCATTTTTTCGACGGTCAATATGTGTTCCCAATTTGTTCTATAATTTAGTGTGATTGAAATCTGCTCCGCATAATAAAAAACTCTATTAAAAAGCGGTATTAAAAATGTATGAAGGGAGAATAGCAGTTTTAAACCTTTTTTAGGAATTATCCCTCTTAGCTTTTGTGCGGTTATTATTTTATCTGCCTCTTCAAAAATTAGAGGGATAAACCTTATAGCAATTACACTTGAGGTAGCCATTTCCGTCGGATTTACTCCAAATATCTTAAGCGGTTTAAGAATTATGTAAACTATTTTAACTATATCTATCGGTTTTGTAGATATTGTAAAAAGGGAAGAGATTACAATCATAAGTGTAAATTTGGAAGTGTATAAAAATGCAGCGGTGTAATTTAGACCGTTAGCATTGTCATAAAAAAGTTGAATGACAAATGTAAATATCAAAAGGTACCTAAAAGGCTTCAAAAGTGACAATATTTCCATCGGCTTGATGTTTGATAGGTAGACTATTAAGACAGTTATAGCTGTGTAAAATGTAAAGTTTATTAAGTCGAATTTAAGCCCTATAAAAATTAAAAAAGCGATTGCGGATAAAAATTTTGTGATAGGGTTTAGATTGTGGATAAAAGAGTTTCTATGGATATACTTGCCAATTATTATCTTGTTCATAATAAGTTTTGCTGCATGAAAATCCCAACTGGTCCTGTAATCATCATATCGCCGAGAGGGGACGCAAAGATTATATCTCCCCCCTCATTGACCAAACTCCTTCTTTGCGGACCAGTTACCAAAATTGGAAGATTTTTATATGAATAGGGCTTGAACATTTTTGCTCCGTGCCCTTTATCATCATATATCTCTTTGTTGGCTATCTTGCCGTTAATGAGCTTGTCAATAAAATATTTAAACTTTTCGGGGGTCAGCATTTTTGTATGATGTTCAAAAAAACCTAAAACTTTGTAATCTTTGTCCACCAAACATGCAAAAGTATGGCCGTTTCCAATATCAACTGTCACTGCAGGCCATTTTTCATTATTATAAACGGCACCAAGTGCTGCTATGATTGCTGTATCCGTAATGCTGAAGTTTTTGACTCCGTTTTGAGATAACGCATTGTAAATACTGTTAAACCTGGAAAAAGTGGTTTCTATTGTGTGATTTGATGAAAAGAAAGCGTTTTTAAGACCATCTTTCAAAAAATCTTCCAAGAAATTCATCCTTGTGACTCTGTCAGACTGCCCCTGAATATATCCATGGTCCTGTACGGCAACATTATACTCTAAATCATAATTGTCGTATATTTTCAAAAGAGTATCTATAAGGTTAAAATCTATTTCTGATAAAAATATATCCGGATTTTCAACAGCTTCAACCAAATTAAAGCCCAAGTCAGCTACTTCGCTTAGGTCATCCCTAATGGTTTTTGCCGCCTTTTTTTCTACAAACACGGAAAACCCTTTTTTAAGATGATTTTTGAGTGCTGAAACTATCGGGCCGCCTCCAATCAAACTGCCACCAATAAAAATATCTCTGCTATAATTTTCTATTTTATCAGCGAATATTTTGGTAGGGGATGGATAGACTAATTTGATAAAATTTTCTGGCCGCTGGCCATCACAGTATATTAGAATATCCTGTGTGCCAGCACCAATGTCTATTGCAACTGAAAACTTACGCTTCTTTGTTATTGTCGGCTTCCTTTTTCTCTGCAGTTTTTTTGTCAGATTCAGGAGTGATGTCTATAGCATCTTCGGTTTCTTTAGCCGCCTTTTTAAAGTTTTTAATGGCTTTCCCCATCCCTTCTCCAATCTGAGGGAGTTTTCCTGCACCAAAAATAACAAGTGCTATTACTAATATTATTAAAATTTCTTGTGTTCCAAGTCCAAACATATCAACCTCCAAATTTGGGTTTCACATTATTATATCTTTTTCTTTTTCAAATCAATAGGTTTCTTATATGTTTTTATGTTTTTAATATCTTCCCCTTTTTACACTAAAAATAAGAGAAATTAAAGCATAAATACCAAGCCAGATGTATCCGTACTTTGAAAAAAAGCTTCTTTTATTGCTATCAATGTTGACATTAGCTTCTATTATGTCTTGTTTATTGTTGCCAATTTTATTTATTATTTCACCTTTTTCGTTGATATAGGCTGATATGCCCGATTGGGTTACTCTTATCAACGGTCTCATAAACTCTTTAGCCCTCACGATATCAATGGCAAGATGTTGAACTCTGCCTAAAGTATCTCCAAACCAACTGTCATTTGAAAGTATGACAAGCATGTCAGGTGATTTATCTTTAAAAGCATTAAATATTATATCGTAAAAAGCACTTTCATAGCATATTAGAGGGAGTATATTGATATTGTTTGAGTTAAATACCTTGTGCACTTTTCCCCTTGAAAAATCTTTTGCATCCCCAAAAAAGTATCTGCTGATAGGGGCTGTGATTATTTTAAGCGGGAAATACTCGCCGAATGGGACAAGGTGCATTTTGTCATAATATTGGTAGCTACCTTTTGAGAAAAAGAAAGCACTATTGTAGTAATTTAATTTTTGGTCATAGCGGATATTTCCGAGCAGCAAATCTTTTTTTAGTGAAGATTCTGTTATATATCCAAAAGTTAAGTTGTCAGCTTGAATGAAAAAAGGGAAAACAGATTCCGGTAAAAGGATTAAATCTGATTTTGATTTTGATGCAATCTCTATCATTGAGATTACCAAATTTTTTATTTCTTCCCTTTTTTCAGGTAGCCACTTCTCTTCCTGTTTATAGGCAGGCTGTATTATAGATATATTTAATGATTTGTTGTATTTTATTTCTGGCTTAATGACATTTGATGTAAGCAGCAATAAGATAACGACACCGGTCGGGATAAGTTGCTTGGTATTTTTTTGTGAAAGCACTTTGTAAAGGGATAGATTGACAAGGATAATTATTAAAGATACGCCGTATTCGCCAAATATTGAGTAGAAATTTGTAAAGATTTGAGAATTATATGGTATTAGCCCGAGGTTAAGCCAGGGGAATCCGGTAAAAATTTTTGACCTTAAGATTTCGATTACTACAAACACTAAAGCTGAAATAACAATTTTATCTGTTTTTAAATTCAGATAAAAAAAGAGCAAAAGATATATCGACATGTAAAGGGATAATCCAAATACCGCAAGAATCCCTATGATTAGCGGCGCCCCTCCAAAGTGGCTAACGGAGGAATTAATCCAAAACAGATTGAAAAAATAATATGTGGTTGAAAAAATCAGTGTCTTAGTAAAAAAATATTTTTTGTCTTTAAGAGAAAATAATATAGGAATAAAACTGATAAAGCTTAGCCACCACAAATCTAACCCCGGTGATGAGAGTGTGAGCAGTATAGCACTTAGAAGGGGTAAAAATATTAATTTCATTATTCTCCCTAAATATAATTGAATATTATTTTGCCCTGTTTCTATATTCCAAAATAATTAGCGGGGCAACAAAAATCATTAATTGAATTTTAAAATAAATCAAGGTAATATTATCTATGAAGCTTCAATATTAATATGTGTCTATTATTAATGAAGTGTAAAATATAAAATATATACAATGCATAAGGGGGCAAGTTGATGAGCTTTACTTCAAAATTATTGGATGATAAAAAAATTTTTGTTGTTGAAACACCGGAGAGGATTGATGCTGCAAACTCTCCTGAGTTGAAAGATATGATTTCAGATACTGTTTCCAAGGGGATTTTTAAGATAGTAATTGACATGAGTAAGACAAACTTTATCGATTCAAGCGGCTTAGGTGCGCTTGTGTCTAAAATATCTATTTGTAAAAATAACAATGGGGATGTCAGGCTTGTGGTTTTGAGTGACAGAGTACTGGAAATCCTTGAAATTACCCATTTAAATAAGATTTTAAAGTTATATAAAACGATAGATGAGGCGATAGCAAGCTTTACGGAGGGTTGATATTATTAGACCTGTTTACTTGAATGAGCCTGATTATTCTAAAGAACTTTTCTTAATCCCGCCAAAATATAAGGGGAAAATATTAAACAGACTTTTTTTGCTGTATGGTAGTGATACAGGTAAAAAGATTTATGATGAAATAGAGAGGCTTGTAAAGGTACATCATGCTTACATAAAAAAAGGATTTGATTTTATTCCCGAGAACAGAGAAAAGTTTACTTCCCGTGATACTGTTCTCATAACATATGGAGATATGATTGTGGGGGGGAATAAAAAGCCACTAAAACATATAGCTGATTTTTGCAAAAAATATCTTAAAAATGTGTTTAATTCAGTTCATATTTTACCCTTTTACCCTTACAGCTCTGATAGAGGATTTTCTGTTAAGAATTTTACCGAAGTTGACCACAGAATCGGCACTTGGGAAGATATACATAATTTGAGCAAAGAGTTCTCACTCATGTTTGATGGTGTTTTTAACCATATATCATCAAAAAGTGCATGGTTTCAGTCATTTTTAAACGGTGACCCCGAATTTAGAGACTTTTTTATCACGATTTCAACCTCAAAGATGATATCTGAAGAGCATCTGAAGCTTATTGTGAGGCCAAGGACAACTCCTCTATTTACTGAATTTCTTACCATTGACGGGCCAAAACTTGTTTGGACAACTTTTAGCAGTGACCAAATCGATTTAAACTTTAGGAATCCTAAGGTACTCACGAAAATGATTCAAATATTACTTTTTTATGTCAGGATGGGAGCAAGTCTCATTAGGCTTGACGCTGTTACTTATCTTTGGGAGGAGTTGGGGACAGAGTGTGCTCACCTGAAGGAAACTCATGCAATAATTAAACTTTTTAGGGATATATTGGATATAACGGCGCCATATGTAAAACTTGTAACAGAGACCAATGTGCCTCATGAGAAAAACATACAATATTTTGGAAATGGGTATGATGAAGCTCAGATGGTATATAATTTTGCTCTTCCGCCACTTGTTTTGCATGCGTTTTTAAGGGAAGATACTACTGTTTTATCAAAATGGGCTTCTACAATAGACAGTCTTAACGATTATGCAACTTTTTTTAATTTTCTTGATTCTCATGATGGAATAGGGGTTTTGCCTGTAAGCGGTATCTTGGATGAAAGGGAAATAAACTACATGGTGTTGAAAACTATTGAAAATGGTGGATATATCTCCTACAGGACAGACCAAAATGGTGAAGAGGTTCCATATGAGCTAAATATCACCTGGTACAGTGCATTAAATGGTGATTCCACAGTCGAAGATAAGGGGATAAAAAAATTTATTGCCTCTCGTGCTATTGCACTCAGCTTAGTGGGGGTGCCTGGTATCTATATTCATGGGCTTCTCGGCACAAAAAATGACGGGGAAGCAGTGTTAAAAGAGAAACAAACAAGGAGTATTAATAGAAAAGTTTTTAAATATAAAGAGATAAAAGAGATTTTAGATGATAAAGATGCCATTCAATCAAAAATTCTGAATTTGTTGACAAGGCTAATTGCTATTAGAAGTAGTGAGAAAGCTTTTAGTCCAAATTTTAAACAAAAAATTTTTGAGATAGACAACAGACTGTTTTGTGTTTTCAGATATCTGAATGATGAAGATGAATGTATTTTGAGTATAACAAATGTGTCTGACGATATAATTAAAATTGATTTATCAAAATTTAAAAAATATTTTTGTTCTGATAAAAATATTGATATCGTATCGGGCAGGGAAATTTTATTGAATCAAAATTTTTTGATTGAAGGTTATCAGGTTATTTGGATTAAAGGTTTTTTAAAAGGAAATATTCAGGATTTTTGAAAAAATTTAATTAAACTGTTTGATTTTATTGCATGTTTATAAAATTGTGTTAAAATTAAAACGTGCATAGTTTATTTTAATGGAGGAAGTAATGAATCCAAATGTTGTACCCCGAAAGTTAATTGGTCTTAATGAGCTCAAGGTAAATGATATAAAACTTAGAAGGCTTTTTATATTGATTGATGGGAAAAAGGACTTGAATGAGCTGGCAGATTCGTGTCATATGGATTTGCAGGAATGTGTTGAAAAGATAAATGAACTAAAAAAGCTCTCTGCCGTTGATGTTGATGAAGATGAACTATCAGGTTCAAGTGGTGGGGATGTACTGGATGAATATAGTCTTGAATGTTCAGATTTTAATGATTGCCTTATTAAGTCCTTATCTTTATTTATAGGGCCTGTTGCATCGCTGATAGTTGAGAAGAATGTTCAAAAGAAAGAGAAGATGAATGTTTATCAGATGCACACTATTATAGAAAACCTTTCCAAAGAGATAGATAAGATTGAGGACAGAAAGAAGTTTATTGATTTGATGAAAGGGAAGATAACTGATAAATTGAAGAATTAGATTTTATTATAACCGGAGGTTGTTATGTTTAAAAGTATTCAATCCAAGATTAACTTTGCAATTTTTATTGTATTACTGATTATTTTTGGTGCTTTTTATTTTATTATGGATCAGCAGAAAAAAACAGAAATTATGGATCAAAAGCTGAAACAAGCACAGGTTATTTATCAACAGCTGGATTATTTGAAAACATGGATTGGTAAGAATGGCGGTATATGGATTAAAGATATAAAAGATGACAGGTATATTGTAAAAGAAGGAAGATATGCGAGGAAAAATACATCTATTGTGCTGGCAGAGCTTTCCGATGCAAGTTTGGGTAATAAGGATTATAAATTTAGGGTTGTGAGTCCAAAGCCACTTAATCCTAAAAATTTATCTGATGCTTTTGAAAACCAGGCATTGATGAAATTTAGAACAATGAGTCCTGATGCTGAGATATATAAGTTTGATTTTGATAAAAAAATACTACGTTATGTTAAACCGATGGTTACTTCACAATTTTGCCTTAAATGTCATCCTAATTATGAACTTGGCAGCATTGAGGGTGGAATAAGTATTACAATACCGATAGAGGATATCATTCAGCAAATTAAGCAAAACCGTATTTATTATGCTTCATTTTTTGGGATTACCATGGCAGTCTTGCTTGTAATTATGGTTTATTTGATGAATGTAATTGTCGTTAAGCCTATAAAAAAACTGACTGATCAGGCAGATAAGATTAGTACGGGCGAGATAAATGTATCTGCCGAAATCCATCGGGAAGATGAAATTGGAGAGCTTTCAAAAGCAATCGAAAGATTAAGAATCAGTTTCAAAAAGATGATGAACTTGAAATAAATTAAAAGCGGAAAGCCTCAGTTGGCTTTCCGCTTTTTTTATTGAACATAAGATTTTTTACCCAAAACCTAATCTATACCTGTCAGGTCAACCCCTTTTTCACGATATTCATTGAGCTTATTACGCAATGTCCTAACAGTAATACCTAAAAGCTCTGCAGCTTTTGTTCGATTGCCGTCAACTTCTCTAAGGGTTTTTAATATAAGCTCTTGCTCCATCTGAGAAATTGTGAGTCCGGCTTCTAACTTGATATTGTCATGCTCTTTGGTAATATTAATTTCGTATGAAGTCGCTGGGGTTATCTGTCCATTTGGAGGTGTGTCATTAAATGTTATGCCGTGCAAAAATAAATCCCTTGGAGTAATGTATTTTTCTTTGGAGAGTATTACTGCTCTCTCGATTGTATGCTCTAACTCTCTGACATTTCCCGGCCAATCGTAATTTAGTAAATGATTAACTGTGTCTTGAGAGAGCTCTTTTAAAGGTTTTGAATTGATTTCGCTATATTTTTTTATAAAAAAACTGACCCTGTAACATTATTTGTGTAAATCCTCATTTTGTTATCTACAATATTAACCATTCGTAAACCTGTCAATCCTTTCCTGAAAGTAAATATACAATTGCGGATATATTTTTGACCAATCCCTTATCCTGCCATTCCATTTACTTGATATGTCATTTATCGCTAAATACAGCAATTTAAACAATGATTCCTCTGTAGGAAATACCCCTCGATTTTTAGTGACCTTCTTCAATTTACTATTAAAACTCTCTATAGGATTAGTAGTATAAATAAGCTTCCTAACTTCTGGTGGATATTTAAATAACGTTGAAAGTTCCAACCAATTGGTTTCCCATGATTTTATTACGTTTGGATACTTCTTTCCCCATTTTTCATTTAATCTATCTAATTCAATTCTTCCAGTTTCTTCCGTTGGAGATGTATAAATGGCCTTTAAGCCCCTCGCTAATTCTTTCCTGTCTTTATAAGATACAAACTTCAGAGAGTTTCTTACCTGATGAACTATACATCGTTGAATTTCAGATTCTGGATATACCGCCCTGATAGCTTCATTTAAACCTGGTAAACCGTCTATACTGAATATAAGAACATCTTCAACACCTCTGTTCTTAAGTTCGTTTAGTACTGACAACCAAAATTTCGCTGATTCAGTCTCCATTATCCATATACCAAGGCATTCTTTTTTACCTTCAAGAGTAATGCCTATTATTGCGTAAACTGCTACGTTTTTTATAACACCATCAAGTCGCATCTTGTAAAATAATGCATCAAGGAATACAATTGCATAAATTGGCTCTAAGGGTCTATTTTGCCACTCTTTTGCTCTTTCAAGAACTTTATCTGTAATCCTACTGATTGCCTCAGCTGAAAACTCAAGGCCGTATAAAGATTCCATGTGGGCCTGGATATCTCTTGTTGTCATACCTTTGGCATACATCGAAATTATATGTTCTTCTATACCGGTAATATCTGTTTGACGTTTTTTCACTATTTTTGGATCATATTCTCCATTACGGTCTCTTGGAACCGATAATTCTATCTCTCCATAATTTGATTTTACTTTCTTATTGCTGTAACCGTTTCGTGAATTGTTTGTTTCTTTGGATGATTTGTCATAACGGGAATAACCTAATAATTCTGTTAATTCTCCCTCATAAATTGTCTCTACTACATCCTTAATAATTGAAG
Proteins encoded in this window:
- a CDS encoding energy-coupling factor transporter transmembrane protein EcfT, with protein sequence MNKIIIGKYIHRNSFIHNLNPITKFLSAIAFLIFIGLKFDLINFTFYTAITVLIVYLSNIKPMEILSLLKPFRYLLIFTFVIQLFYDNANGLNYTAAFLYTSKFTLMIVISSLFTISTKPIDIVKIVYIILKPLKIFGVNPTEMATSSVIAIRFIPLIFEEADKIITAQKLRGIIPKKGLKLLFSLHTFLIPLFNRVFYYAEQISITLNYRTNWEHILTVEKMRKWDIVLIISIIAGCYGISIL
- a CDS encoding hydrogenase maturation protease encodes the protein MKNILILGLGNLLMDDDSAGVIITQELKNEILEDEQLKIVEGGTLGLDLLNYIAWADKLIIVDAIDMGFEPGTVIRAEGQDIDPIFESKLSPHQMGLKDILLAAELIGDRPEEIVLFGIQVESIQMNMTLSEKVKKNMQKLKSKVIEELNISKNFSRG
- the truA gene encoding tRNA pseudouridine(38-40) synthase TruA codes for the protein MESVYYNKKCIVEYDGTNFHGWQIQKDLRTVQGEIEEKLSKIFKKRVCIIGSGRTDTGVHALGQVFNFRAEKYINNDSLRLGLNSLLSNDITILSCEDVEHNFHAQKSAKSKTYVYKILTRENRSSLLRNRVWWFRRKIDIKKLKGYLDYFVGEHDFSSMCTKKSIKDNNIRTINFININMENEIINLEINANGFLHNMVRNIVGTTIFLYKKDAPFSEVKYILEKKDREFAGPTAPPQGLYLKEVFY
- the lnt gene encoding apolipoprotein N-acyltransferase; protein product: MKLIFLPLLSAILLTLSSPGLDLWWLSFISFIPILFSLKDKKYFFTKTLIFSTTYYFFNLFWINSSVSHFGGAPLIIGILAVFGLSLYMSIYLLLFFYLNLKTDKIVISALVFVVIEILRSKIFTGFPWLNLGLIPYNSQIFTNFYSIFGEYGVSLIIILVNLSLYKVLSQKNTKQLIPTGVVILLLLTSNVIKPEIKYNKSLNISIIQPAYKQEEKWLPEKREEIKNLVISMIEIASKSKSDLILLPESVFPFFIQADNLTFGYITESSLKKDLLLGNIRYDQKLNYYNSAFFFSKGSYQYYDKMHLVPFGEYFPLKIITAPISRYFFGDAKDFSRGKVHKVFNSNNINILPLICYESAFYDIIFNAFKDKSPDMLVILSNDSWFGDTLGRVQHLAIDIVRAKEFMRPLIRVTQSGISAYINEKGEIINKIGNNKQDIIEANVNIDSNKRSFFSKYGYIWLGIYALISLIFSVKRGRY
- a CDS encoding IS256 family transposase — protein: MFIDKDEIRKLFKEGKLNTQEDLQSILSSIIKDVVETIYEGELTELLGYSRYDKSSKETNNSRNGYSNKKVKSNYGEIELSVPRDRNGEYDPKIVKKRQTDITGIEEHIISMYAKGMTTRDIQAHMESLYGLEFSAEAISRITDKVLERAKEWQNRPLEPIYAIVFLDALFYKMRLDGVIKNVAVYAIIGITLEGKKECLGIWIMETESAKFWLSVLNELKNRGVEDVLIFSIDGLPGLNEAIRAVYPESEIQRCIVHQVRNSLKFVSYKDRKELARGLKAIYTSPTEETGRIELDRLNEKWGKKYPNVIKSWETNWLELSTLFKYPPEVRKLIYTTNPIESFNSKLKKVTKNRGVFPTEESLFKLLYLAINDISSKWNGRIRDWSKIYPQLYIYFQERIDRFTNG
- a CDS encoding sugar phosphorylase, with the protein product MIRPVYLNEPDYSKELFLIPPKYKGKILNRLFLLYGSDTGKKIYDEIERLVKVHHAYIKKGFDFIPENREKFTSRDTVLITYGDMIVGGNKKPLKHIADFCKKYLKNVFNSVHILPFYPYSSDRGFSVKNFTEVDHRIGTWEDIHNLSKEFSLMFDGVFNHISSKSAWFQSFLNGDPEFRDFFITISTSKMISEEHLKLIVRPRTTPLFTEFLTIDGPKLVWTTFSSDQIDLNFRNPKVLTKMIQILLFYVRMGASLIRLDAVTYLWEELGTECAHLKETHAIIKLFRDILDITAPYVKLVTETNVPHEKNIQYFGNGYDEAQMVYNFALPPLVLHAFLREDTTVLSKWASTIDSLNDYATFFNFLDSHDGIGVLPVSGILDEREINYMVLKTIENGGYISYRTDQNGEEVPYELNITWYSALNGDSTVEDKGIKKFIASRAIALSLVGVPGIYIHGLLGTKNDGEAVLKEKQTRSINRKVFKYKEIKEILDDKDAIQSKILNLLTRLIAIRSSEKAFSPNFKQKIFEIDNRLFCVFRYLNDEDECILSITNVSDDIIKIDLSKFKKYFCSDKNIDIVSGREILLNQNFLIEGYQVIWIKGFLKGNIQDF
- a CDS encoding DUF3365 domain-containing protein, whose protein sequence is MFKSIQSKINFAIFIVLLIIFGAFYFIMDQQKKTEIMDQKLKQAQVIYQQLDYLKTWIGKNGGIWIKDIKDDRYIVKEGRYARKNTSIVLAELSDASLGNKDYKFRVVSPKPLNPKNLSDAFENQALMKFRTMSPDAEIYKFDFDKKILRYVKPMVTSQFCLKCHPNYELGSIEGGISITIPIEDIIQQIKQNRIYYASFFGITMAVLLVIMVYLMNVIVVKPIKKLTDQADKISTGEINVSAEIHREDEIGELSKAIERLRISFKKMMNLK
- a CDS encoding twin-arginine translocase TatA/TatE family subunit; amino-acid sequence: MFGLGTQEILIILVIALVIFGAGKLPQIGEGMGKAIKNFKKAAKETEDAIDITPESDKKTAEKKEADNNKEA
- a CDS encoding STAS domain-containing protein codes for the protein MSFTSKLLDDKKIFVVETPERIDAANSPELKDMISDTVSKGIFKIVIDMSKTNFIDSSGLGALVSKISICKNNNGDVRLVVLSDRVLEILEITHLNKILKLYKTIDEAIASFTEG